The genomic stretch TCCAAAAAACAATGCCAAAATCAAGGAAACGAACATTCAAGACCAAACGAGGTGTTTTAAAACGAATATATCGCAGAGATTTAATTTGGAACCAAAATCGAAAAAACGATTTTGAAAATCAACAAAGTTTTTGAAAGAGTCTCATTTTATATTTTTTATTATATTATTTATTATATTTTATATATAAAATATATAATATTTTTTTATATGAGTTTGATAAAAAATAAGTCACTTAATATATTCCAACAAATTAATAACTTTGAAAATTCAATTAATATAATATGAATGCCACTAAAGAGTTAAAAAGAACATTGTCAATAAATAAATTATTATTATTTATTAGTGCATATAGTCCTTTATTATTAATCATTGCCATTAAAACAAGTCATTACAAAATAAAAATTCTTTTAAATAACGTATTGTACGAGATTCATATTGTATCAATAATATTTGTAGCTTTATTCATAATATTTATTTTTATTTCATATAAAATGATAAACAATTCTAAATCAAATACAAAAAAATATTTCAATGTAAATAAAGTAGATGAAAAAACAGACATAATTTTATCTTATTTAATCCCATATATAATATCCTTTATATCATTAGGAACCCCTGAAGAGATTTTTTCTGCAGCAATCATATTTACATTTGTATTTTTAATATATTCCAATTCCGAAATTATTTATATAAATCCGATTTTTATGTTATTTGGGTATAAGTTTTATTATTTATACACTGAAAAAAATTATGTGATATTGCTATCAAAACAAGATATATATCGGAATATTGGGGAAAATATAAAAGTTAACCAACTTAGTTCAAGATTATATATTGTTGATGGTGAATAAAATGCAAGAATTATTAAATAAAGTAACTCAAAGTGATATGAATGACATTAATTTATATTTATTCTCAAAACCTAGAAAAAGGGAAAATTTTGAAGTGTTTTCAACTATAATTGATGATGATGAAGTTAAAAAAGATATGAAACACATTCTCCAAGATCAAATTAGAAATTATATCACTAATGACAATTATGAGACAATAGACTATAATCCTCTATTTGAAGAAAAAGGAATTGTGCAATTTATAAAATGTGATGAACTAGAATACTTGCCCAAATTTATGGATAAGATTTGTTTGGATTGTGTTGTTTATGATGAAAAAAAATTAAAAAAAGGTCATGAGTTATGGTTAGCTGCTATTGTAATTGATAATGGGAACGATAAAATAATATCTTTTCAGAAAATAAGATCAAAAACTTTGTTAAAAAATGAAAAATATTTATTTTCCTTTGGAGATAAAAAACTTAAAAAATTAAATTCTCCATTATTACAATTAGAACAAAAAATGGATTGTATTTGTTATTTAGATAAAGATAATGAATTACATAATCAAACAATGTATATATTTGATAAATATAACTTTGAACTAATTTTTGGCTTTGAAAGGAAATTTAAAAAAGAAATAAATGAAATGTTAAAAAAACTTGAAGAAAATGAAAGTTATGATGTAAATTTATTAAACCTTCAACAATTATATTACAAGGTTGAAAATAATAAAAACCATCTGAAAAAATTATATGTAATCTTAAAAAACGATAGTTTTAGATATCTAACTAATGAAAATATTGAAAAAATTGAAAATAAAAGTAACATCAAATTTAATAGGCCAACAGGAAAACTTGAACTGGAAACTAATGACGATGTTAAAAAAATATTGAATTTTTTAAATGATGATTTTTTAGAAGGGATAGTTTCTGAAAAACCTTTTTTATCATCAAATAAAAGAGATATATAATATTAAATATCTAATCATGTTTAATCAACATGTCTGGTAAGTAATATATGATATTACTCTAATAAAAATTTTCATACAATCCTATTTTGTGATATTCTCCGTAATTCCTATATCAATTATTTTTACCATATTATTTATTATATCCATTATATA from Methanobrevibacter sp. encodes the following:
- a CDS encoding DUF4868 domain-containing protein — protein: MNDINLYLFSKPRKRENFEVFSTIIDDDEVKKDMKHILQDQIRNYITNDNYETIDYNPLFEEKGIVQFIKCDELEYLPKFMDKICLDCVVYDEKKLKKGHELWLAAIVIDNGNDKIISFQKIRSKTLLKNEKYLFSFGDKKLKKLNSPLLQLEQKMDCICYLDKDNELHNQTMYIFDKYNFELIFGFERKFKKEINEMLKKLEENESYDVNLLNLQQLYYKVENNKNHLKKLYVILKNDSFRYLTNENIEKIENKSNIKFNRPTGKLELETNDDVKKILNFLNDDFLEGIVSEKPFLSSNKRDI